The Methanosarcina barkeri str. Wiesmoor DNA segment TACGATGCCCTTGCCCTTAATGCCTTTGTCAAGCGAAAGAGTATCAGTGCAATAGGGGATGAAGTAGGGGTAGGAAAAGAATCGGTTATCTATGAAGCAATACTTCCTCCTGAACTTGCAATTGGGGAACCTGTTCCTGTCGTAATCAAATTTCACAGGGAAGGAAGGACAAGTTTCAAACAGATAAAGCGTGTGCGTGAGCACCTGGGAGAAAGGGAACACTTTTCCTGGATCTATGCAGCCAGGCTTGCAGCCCAGCGGGAGTACGACATCATGACCACTCTGTATCCAGAGGTCTCAATCCCGAAGCCCTTTGACCACAACAGACACGCAATAGTCATGGAACTTGCAAAAGGTAGCCTTCTTTCAAAAACAAAACTTATTGACCCCGAATGGTATCTTGATGAGATCCTTAAACAGGTGAAAATTACCTATTCACTTGGAGTTATCCACGCCGATTTAAGCGAGTATAATATCTTTGTTTCCGAAGATGGCATCCAGCTAATTGACTGGCCCCAGTATGTCACTCCTGAACATCCCCATGCTGACGAAATTCTCGAAAGGGATGTTTCAAATGTCCTGACTCATTTTTTCCGAAAATACGGAATTAAAAGGGAGCTTGATGAAACAATCCGCGAAATTAAGAGTCAGGCAGGTAAAAACGCAGAAGATATAAAAGAAGGCACAGAAAGCAGAACTGACAAAGGTACTATAGAGGAAGGAGAGCTTGAAGAAACTCTGGAAGAAGGGTTTGAAGAGGATATCGAAGAAGATATTTTTCAGGAAGAAGAATTTGAAGCTGAAGAATTTGAGGCTGAAAAAATCAAATCCGACGAAACTGAAGCAGAAAATCGAAAAATACAGAATTTCAAAAAAGCTGTCTCGAAAAAAGAGACCTCAGATAAAGAGTAAATTAACTTTAGAAGTGATCAAATGACTTCAGATGAAGACCCGAATATTAAACTCGGTGAGAA contains these protein-coding regions:
- a CDS encoding serine/threonine-protein kinase RIO2, with translation MIDEALRVFKDLDSKDFRILTGIETGMRHFEWVPMEELNKYTRLPFEKLEYKLKKLVRNKLVIRTTQPYEGFQIYFEGYDALALNAFVKRKSISAIGDEVGVGKESVIYEAILPPELAIGEPVPVVIKFHREGRTSFKQIKRVREHLGEREHFSWIYAARLAAQREYDIMTTLYPEVSIPKPFDHNRHAIVMELAKGSLLSKTKLIDPEWYLDEILKQVKITYSLGVIHADLSEYNIFVSEDGIQLIDWPQYVTPEHPHADEILERDVSNVLTHFFRKYGIKRELDETIREIKSQAGKNAEDIKEGTESRTDKGTIEEGELEETLEEGFEEDIEEDIFQEEEFEAEEFEAEKIKSDETEAENRKIQNFKKAVSKKETSDKE